From the genome of Papaver somniferum cultivar HN1 chromosome 2, ASM357369v1, whole genome shotgun sequence, one region includes:
- the LOC113346705 gene encoding F-box protein At1g47056-like — translation MGQSSSTISGSNRNNNSIHRTKYKSTAIIAPIQAEEKSDDDINVTLFDSPDIISELPDECLACIFQSLGSGDRKRCSLVCQRWFTIEGQSRHRLSLDARSDLFLLIPSLFSRFDSVSKLALKCERRSTSIGDDALILISLKCRNLTRLKLRACRELTDSGITVFAKNCKGLKKLSCGSCTFGAKGMNAVLDHCAHLEELSVKRLRGITDGTAAQLIGPGLASAALKTICLKELYNGQCFGPVIAGSKNLKTLKLFRCSGAWDELLESISDRVNSCLTEVHLERLQVSDRGLSSISNCINLEILHLVKTPECTNLGLISIADRCKLLRKLHIDGWKTNRIGDEGLIAIANRCPNLQELVLIGVNPTTSSLGLLASNCRNLERLALCGSESIGDAEISCIATKCVALRKLCIKACPVSDHGMEALAGGCPNLVKVKVKKCRGVTCEGADWLRASRGSLAVNLDTGSMEPLEASTSDGGALENAGDFASVVSQLTVGGVPSSSRNSRSALAKARLGFLAGRSFVVCTLRRWSSTSSNHNISASNQRMN, via the coding sequence ATGGGCCAGTCAAGTTCAACAATATCTGGATCCAATCGGAACAACAACTCAATCCATCGAACAAAGTACAAATCAACagctattattgctcctattcagGCAGAAGAAAAGAGTGATGATGACATTAATGTAACCTTATTCGATTCTCCAGATATCATTTCTGAACTTCCAGATGAATGTTTAGCTTGTATTTTTCAATCTTTAGGTTCAGGTGACCGGAAACGGTGCTCACTAGTATGTCAGAGATGGTTTACTATCGAAGGACAAAGTCGGCATAGATTGTCTCTTGATGCTAGATCTGATCTATTTCTATTAATTCCATCACTTTTTTCTCGATTTGATTCAGTATCGAAACTCGCTTTGAAATGTGAAAGACGTTCTACCAGTATTGGTGACGATGCTTTGATTCTAATTTCACTGAAATGTAGAAATCTAACTCGACTTAAGCTTCGAGCTTGCCGAGAACTTACTGATTCAGGAATTACTGTTTTTGCTAAGAATTGCAAGGGTTTGAAGAAACTTTCTTGTGGATCTTGTACTTTTGGAGCTAAAGGAATGAACGCAGTATTGGATCATTGTGCACATCTTGAGGAGCTTTCTGTAAAGCGTCTCCGCGGTATTACTGATGGTACTGCTGCTCAACTGATTGGACCTGGTTTAGCTAGTGCTGCATTAAAGACGATATGTTTGAAGGAGCTTTATAATGGACAGTGTTTTGGACCTGTTATAGCTGGTTCCAAAAATCTCAAAACACTAAAACTCTTTAGGTGTTCAGGTGCATGGGATGAGCTATTGGAATCCATTTCTGACCGTGTTAATAGTTGTTTAACAGAAGTTCATTTAGAGAGACTTCAGGTAAGTGATCGCGGACTTTCATCGATTTCAAATTGCATTAATCTTGAAATATTACATCTTGTTAAaacacctgaatgcacaaatttaggtttaatttcgaTAGCTGATCGTTGTAAGCTTTTGAGAAAACTTCATATAGATGGATGGAAAACAAATAGAATAGGTGATGAAGGACTAATTGCTATAGCTAATCGTTGCCCTAATCTTCAAGAACTTGTTTTAATTGGTGTAAATCCCACCACCTCGAGTTTAGGGCTTCTGGCTTCAAATTGTCGAAACTTAGAGAGGCTGGCCCTATGTGGAAGTGAATCaattggtgatgctgaaatttcCTGTATCGCAACAAAATGCGTAGCACTGAGAAAACTGTGTATAAAAGCTTGTCCTGTCTCTGATCATGGAATGGAAGCGTTGGCTGGGGGTTGCCCGAATTTGGTGAAAGTGAAGGTTAAGAAATGCAGGGGAGTGACTTGTGAGGGTGCGGATTGGTTAAGGGCTAGTAGAGGTTCATTAGCTGTAAATTTGGATACGGGTTCGATGGAACCCCTAGAAGCAAGTACTAGTGATGGTGGAGCTCTAGAAAATGCTGGAGATTTTGCTTCTGTGGTTAGTCAGTTAACAGTTGGTGGTGTTCCATCTTCAAGCAGAAATAGTCGATCTGCCTTGGCTAAAGCAAGGCTAGGTTTTTTGGCCGGGAGAAGTTTTGTTGTTTGCACTTTGAGAAGGTGGTCAAGCACAAGCAGTAATCATAATATCTCTGCTAGTAACCAAAGAATGAACTAA